In Glycine max cultivar Williams 82 chromosome 10, Glycine_max_v4.0, whole genome shotgun sequence, the DNA window AGCCCTGCAATATTATCCGTGTTTCCAAAACACGCCAACACTTAATCAACAACATATATAGACTATAGCAAGTTGTGGAAAATTACCGAAATATGTAATTCATTTTAGTAAAAGAGGTTAGTTTCTTACACATGATAATTCATTCTGTAAAAGGGATTCATATCTAATACTGGACTACTGTATTGAGTAAAATTGCTTtctgtaataaatatttttgagaaatgcaaaaaaaataaattaccatgCCGTTTCCAACACttagagattgaaaaaaaaaacttctttttaattattttttttaagtttagatAAGTTGAGTATTGGAGACTTACTAGAACTAGGGACCAGTCTCATGGTCTAAGAAATTCTTCTACAAAAGTATTTACTGAAGCAGATTCTTAACTGGACCAATTGGCTGTTTCATTAGATTCTTAATTCACTGATAGCTTTTCCAATACCAGCGGTATAACATTTCATAAATATGTTAagtttgaacaaaaaaattggACAGTAGCAGGAGCTACATTAATTTGTGTATCGATCTTGGCATTGAATCTTTTCTTGCAGTGGTAGGCCACGCCTCATGAATATAAACACCacccaactttttttcttttttttaaccgCAACACCACCCAAACTAAGGATGATTTCTTTGCCTAATATTCTTTGTTACATTGATTGGTGTCACCCAGTCCAAAGATtggtttcaaatatatatatatatatatatatatatatattatcacttATGCTTAAAATTATAGTTGTCCAACAAGGGAGTGTTTATATGGTACAGTCCTATTTCATTTAATGATACTCTCAAAAAACGAAATTATAcactttcattttaaaataaattatataatccaTACAACATTTtcttatataactttttaaacactagtactatttttttctctttgtttctcCATTTCATCAACCATcttattccttcttcttttctttccatttttttgtttgttgtataaaaaattatatacaaatattatacaaatataatttccCTTTCAAGTTACAGTCATTGATTATAAGGTTCTGCATAATAATCAAGAAAACATTAAATTCAGCacacaaaaaaacattaatatccttaatttgaaagaaagaatatatgttcatttaattatattcttattttattgttgCTCTCTTACTTAGtcgacaattttattttgttatttacgTGAGAATGAAAGAGGATATCATTGAATTATTGGAATATAAGAGAACATCATGAAGAACACAATTTGTTAAGATTGTGGAATCTATGACAAGCTTTGAAATTATGGAACTTTGAATAACGTTTATAGATGAAGTCGCAATTAGGTGATCGACTTCAAGTTGAACACAGATTCGACAATCTTAACAAATTGAAATATGACAAGCACAAAAGAGGTCGTCTCAAACCTTCTCCTAACAAAAGAATGGCCATTAATTCCTATCTTTCCAAATACACCAAAGAGTGGATTAAAACTATTGAGCATAAAGATGAATTCCATATTTAACTTATCTATAAGCAAGCTAGTTTAAAGAGCTCATTTTCGAAAACCATAACTCCCGAGCAACAATTACACCAATTTTTTTCAGTACATAGTACAGGTAATAAAAGATATTATCAATTGGACAATACTAGTAGTTATTAGTTTTAACgggaaaaataaagttatacAAATATCTTCATTGAGTTTAACAGATACAGATTTAGGTGAGTTCGCTCAAACTCATAAAACGAAGCTATATGTGAAATTATATATGGTTAATTGTAACGATTTTCTCAAGCACACAAGGAacattaaaagaagaagaaattagtACAAGTCTAGAAGTCAACATTAGAAAGCACTTAAAGAAAGTTTCTCCAAGTTTTCTGCACAATAATAAAAGGTCTGTGCAAAAATTGAGATAGATCAAGAGAAATCCAGAGTTATTATTATATCTATAGCTAATACAAGGTGAGATGGAACTACTTTCGCCTTCATTTAGAGAAAGTCAATGCCCGAACCTAACATCCTCCCTAGCTAGATGATGAAGTACTTTTCTAGCTACTTTTCGGTGCCTAAGAAATTCTAACATTACATATAGGACACTCTCTAAGGTGCGTTAATTGACTTGTTTCCCTTCTTCTGAACACTAAAGTTTGAACCACCTTCCTTGCTCATCTTTCATCCTTCTCTTTGTTATTTCTGCATGTGGtacaagaaaaatcaaaattagtgactgaaataatttattatgtatttttttacatattttttcaacattttaaaTCGTTAATTAAACTTCAAGCAAATGAACATGAACATGCAAATTAGTTATAATTGAATTTAGTAAAGAAGGGTTCATTACATCAATTTGCTTACTAttattgagagagagagagcttaaTTAGCACTTAGGCGCCGTCAAGCGTGACTGAATCTTTGATCCTTTCCACGGTTCTCTTTATCAAATTGTTAACGGTTGTCACTGAACCAACAGAGAGTTTTGCCGTTGGTGTAGAATCCACCAGTATCTGAAATGCAACCGTAAGAAGACAACCTCGTCCAGATCCAACAACCTCACATACGGGCCCGGGCACTACGTTCAATGCAGGCCCATCAGGAAGAACAGCAAAGCCCGAAGGGAGCAGGGCCACGTAATCCGGATTACCACCACCCAACACAAGATTCATGGAAGCTAAATCAataggagcataaaccacaaatGAGCCTGTAGCATCAATGCAACTCTCTTGAAGTATCAGCATATTGTTCTGGGCCACATTCTGAGTCTACAAATTGCATTGACCAAACAGCATGTTAGACATATTTATAACTAATGAGATGTTTAGTTAAAGTGTACTTTTATTAGCATGCTAAAGCAATCAACTTACATTCACTCGAAGAAGAGAGACAGAATTTCCATGGTCTCTCCCTTTAGCAATATGTGCAAGCTCGTTCACTTGAGCCCCGCTCGACAGAATATCCCACTATAAATTCAACAAgatgtttacaaaaaaatatgaattagatGAGAAATATTGCTAGCaataaatagtaataaatacATATTGTACTATGAATAGAGTGTGAGAAGCATTGAAATCTGATACGTTACTACCTGATTTCTAGTGTTTTCGGATCTGAGAAAGTCAAAAACTCTCCTTGCAGGAACTGGGAGCCAGAGAGAAGTTGCAGCACTGAGCACTATACCGGAAGGTCTGCCTGGATCATCCACGCTCTTTCTGGTCATGACCCTAACATTTTCAAGATCAAGTGGTAGTGGTGTCCAAGCGTTTGCAGTGGAAGCACCCACACCAGTAGAAAAGCTCAATACCATTCTTTCGGCCAGCTTCATCATACTTTTCCGACCCTCGTGACTTGTTATCACTGCATACAGAATAAGGATTCATAACCTTTTAATTAACACaatattcttaaaaatgaaagaaaaaaaaaagaattgaagtAAGATGATGAGATGTCACATATATATACCACAAAGTGCCCCTTGGGGTATGTTGGTGGCCATTGCCCTAGCAAGATGTTCGCATGTTCTTTCTATTGCTGCAATCCAACGTTTAGCTCCAAACgcaagggtagagttaaccaaATTTTTGTAAAGATTATGCACCTCGATGTCGTCAACTTCGACATGTTCAACCCATATGACCTGAAGAAAACAATtgattaattgttaaattaaataaagttttcTCAATGGCGAAGTAATTAATCATGTACACCCATTATTGTGGAATGAAGTTGATATAGGTAATTGAAATATGATCGACCTTTGAGTAACCATTTGGCAATTCTTGAATTATGCAACCAGAGGGTCGTCTTCGGGTTCTTGTGACTGCACCAGGTCGCAGATGATCCATTGAAATATCAACCACCGCCCATGATTGTCCTGCGTGCTTCTTACTGAACCTGATGAAATAGTTGTCGCGAGTAGGAACAAGGGGTGAAGGAACCTGAAACTCAGCTGACATCTGAAACACCAAATTCAATCCTAATTTGTTAGATAgatatcatattaattttatttattcttttctttactttaaTCAATTCTCACGAGCTTGATTAGAATTAGGAATTtaagacaaaattaataaattaaactttgcGTACCACTTGGTAGGCTCCATCGTATCTTGCATGGTCTCCAATTGACAGCACTTCGTGTGTCACTGCCCTTGAAACGATGCCGCAAAACATATTTGACCATTGATTCTGAAAATCATCATTATAACAGCCTCAAAGTCAGTCAACCAGCTGGTTAATATATATGATTCTGAAATTTGTCGAAACCTAACatctttattttaacaataattacatattttgtaaaaacacGTTATAAAAAAGCTAAAGGCTAAcaataatacaataaatattaatttcattaaaaattaattaaaagaaattaaaaaataaaattatttaaatgtaaaagaat includes these proteins:
- the LOC100787891 gene encoding homeobox-leucine zipper protein MERISTEM L1 isoform X1 is translated as MYNKSQNTKFDSQQQQQQQQPQQQQPQNLMEMSTQRTSSEGRNRDDQEPAAGNEVTMEAPPSGDEDQDPDEGFKRRRHTRHTLHQISEMEAFFKECPHPDEKQRKALGRELGLVPLQIKFWFQNKRTQVKSQQERYENNLLRVENDKLRAENSRYRNALSNTSCPNCGAPTTLGEMSFDEQQLRMENARQKEEIDSMSGLAAKYAAGKSASNSYYNMPSNQNQMPSRSLDLGVVNNNSSINNNNSSINNSNNKNNNNNNYIVQAQPVAMVGEMYGGNDPLRELPLLSSFDKDLISEIGLVAVEEINQLTLSADPLWVPGNYGSEVINEDEYLRHFPRGIGPTLLGARTESSRQTAIVMMHHMKLVEMLMDVNQWSNMFCGIVSRAVTHEVLSIGDHARYDGAYQVMSAEFQVPSPLVPTRDNYFIRFSKKHAGQSWAVVDISMDHLRPGAVTRTRRRPSGCIIQELPNGYSKVIWVEHVEVDDIEVHNLYKNLVNSTLAFGAKRWIAAIERTCEHLARAMATNIPQGALCVITSHEGRKSMMKLAERMVLSFSTGVGASTANAWTPLPLDLENVRVMTRKSVDDPGRPSGIVLSAATSLWLPVPARRVFDFLRSENTRNQVWDILSSGAQVNELAHIAKGRDHGNSVSLLRVNTQNVAQNNMLILQESCIDATGSFVVYAPIDLASMNLVLGGGNPDYVALLPSGFAVLPDGPALNVVPGPVCEVVGSGRGCLLTVAFQILVDSTPTAKLSVGSVTTVNNLIKRTVERIKDSVTLDGA
- the LOC100787891 gene encoding homeobox-leucine zipper protein MERISTEM L1 isoform X2, with translation MYNKSQNTKFDSQQQQQQQQPQQQQPQNLMEMSTQRTSSEGRNRDDQEPAAGNEVTMEAPPSGDEDQDPDEGFKRRRHTRHTLHQISEMEAFFKECPHPDEKQRKALGRELGLVPLQIKFWFQNKRTQVKSQQERYENNLLRVENDKLRAENSRYRNALSNTSCPNCGAPTTLGEMSFDEQQLRMENARQKEEIDSMSGLAAKYAAGKSASNSYYNMPSNQNQMPSRSLDLGVVNNNSSINNNNSSINNSNNKNNNNNNYIVQAQPVAMVGEMYGGNDPLRELPLLSSFDKDLISEIGLVAVEEINQLTLSADPLWVPGNYGSEVINEDEYLRHFPRGIGPTLLGARTESSRQTAIVMMHHMKLVEMLMDVNQWSNMFCGIVSRAVTHEVLSIGDHARYDGAYQVMSAEFQVPSPLVPTRDNYFIRFSKKHAGQSWAVVDISMDHLRPGAVTRTRRRPSGCIIQELPNGYSKVIWVEHVEVDDIEVHNLYKNLVNSTLAFGAKRWIAAIERTCEHLARAMATNIPQGALCVITSHEGRKSMMKLAERMVLSFSTGVGASTANAWTPLPLDLENVRVMTRKSVDDPGRPSGIVLSAATSLWLPVPARRVFDFLRSENTRNQWDILSSGAQVNELAHIAKGRDHGNSVSLLRVNTQNVAQNNMLILQESCIDATGSFVVYAPIDLASMNLVLGGGNPDYVALLPSGFAVLPDGPALNVVPGPVCEVVGSGRGCLLTVAFQILVDSTPTAKLSVGSVTTVNNLIKRTVERIKDSVTLDGA